The DNA sequence TCAGGTATGAGGTGATCCCGGCACGTGTGGGGCTCTGGcgtgaggggacaggggggccCCCTTGCTTGGAGGGCTCCTGCAGCCCGGCGTGAGGGTCTGGGCTGTCCCCGGAGGCTGTTGGGGCTTGGGAGGAGGGGACAAGACAGACCCCAGGGTGGGCTCAgtgctgccctgctcagggttGTGCTGGGGGGATCCCTGGGCTCCCCGCTTTGGTGTGTGTGGGTGGCAGCTCAGCTGGCtctggggtgacagggacaggccGTGGCAGTGGGGGACAGCAGTCGTGTTCCCACAGGCTCCAGTGTCATGTTCTACCTGGCGGCCGCCGTGTCGGATTTCTACATCCCGGTCTCCGAGATGCCGGAGCACAAGATCCAGTCCTCGGAGGGGCCCTTGCAGGTGAGGCCCCCCTGGGCATGGCCCCCTCTGCCACCCCCTCTTTGCTTCCAGGGTCCTTCTCCCGAGAGCTGGCTGTGGATAAAacctgggaaagctgcaaagcagcagcagcagtgggtgtTGTCAGAGGGAACGGGAGGGTGAGATCCCACAGGGACAGAACCCTGTGGAAATCCTGAAGTTGCATTGTTTTATTATCTTGCACTGAGGGGCCCAGATaagagggcagggcaggatcagccctgctctcctttgATCCGGGTTTATTTTTAGGTGGGATGAAGGGGTGAGGGGTCCCATGGGTTATCTGCAGGGAGGTCAGCGCTGCTCTGTCTGATTGGAGCAGCTTCAACACGTCTGCAGTTGTGGTGTGGCACATGAAGAGGGCCCCCTGAGgttcctcctgcttttctggctTTGTCCTTTAAAGCTGCCCGTGCTTCCATGGAGATGAGGAGAGGGTGGGTCTCAGAGAGCTGAAGTGCTCCAAGAATAGCTGCTGGAGTACTTGAGTTGTTGCCTTTTGTCTGGAGAGAGGCTTTGGAGAAGGGCCTGGAGTGCTATGACTagggggaatggtttcaaactgCCAGAATggatttagattggatattgggaagaaattcttccctgggagggtggtgaggccctggcacaggttgcccagagcagctgtgggtgccccatccgtgggagtgtccagggccagcttggatggggcttggagcagcctgggtggtggaaggtgtccctgcccatggcaggggctggaatgagatgggatttaaggtcccccccaaccccaaaccattccatgccTCTGGGATCCATCTTGCTTGTACAAATGACAGAACAACACTGCAGCACTGAGGTCTGAGGTCCCTCTCAGCAATGGGAGCAGGTGGCTGTGGAATTCTTTATATAACAAATAccaaatttatttaattaattactttctGAGAGGTTGCTGGAAGTCATTCTTTAATGTTAGCATTGGAAAGATGAGACCTGGCCTGATTCCCAGTGGTGGAACCAGAGGCTGGGAAGCTGGAGAACAGTCTCCTACTGTTTTTCTCCATGCTTTAGCACTTCTATGCCTCATGCTTGTTAAGGAGTTGATAGAAGGAAAGGTGAAGATGGGATGAGCTACCCAAACTCTGGAGAGGTGAAAACTCAGATTTATGCAGTTACAATGCTGTTTTTAATCTGCTCTCCTCATGTTTATATTCCCCCAGTGTGGTTAGCTCTGGGAATGCAGAGTTCCTGTGGCCTGGCCTCAGAACCCCCTGACTGTGAGCACAACGTGGatcatttaatttaaatttagtgTCATTTGAACCTTGTTTGGTGAGAGCTGCTCAAACACTGCCTTTAAGAACTTCCTGGTGCAAATGGAATATGAAACAAAGCTagattttccctctttcccatcCCATCTCCTATTAAAACTCCCTGTaatgtttttattgattttttttttctttttatctttccccACTGCAGATCACAATGAAGATGGTGCCAAAAATGCTGTCACCCCTGGTCAGAGAGTGGGCCCCTGAGGCCTTTGTGATTTCCTTCAAACTGGAGACAGATCCCCAGATCCTCCTGGATAAATCTCGGCAGGCTCTGGAGAAATACCGGCACCAGGTGGTGGTGGCCAACGTGCTGGAATCCCGGAGAACCTCCGTCATCATCGTCACCAGGGACTCGCAGACTCCCTTATCCCTGTCCGACGAGGAAATCGCACGAGGCGTGGAAATAGAGGAGAAGATTGTGAGTTACCTCCAGGGCCAGCACACGGCCTTTATagagagaaaaggctgaggGGCAGCTCGGAGGAAGAAAGGGAATGGTGCTGCAGAGGGAGTGGGACTGGAGCAATCCCCACGGAGCGCTCAGCGCGGCCGTCCAGCGCTCCGTCACCTCTGTGCAGCTCGGCCGCGGCTGCTGCGGCTTCGTCAAAGAGAAACACACAAAGGGAAACCATCCCAGAAACACACAAAGGGAAACCATCCCAGAGGATCTTTGTCCTGGTGTccaaaggaggaaggaagctTGTTTCTGTCCCGTgggctgggagaactgggaggaCGAGAAATGGTGAAGGTCTCTGTATATAAAGAATTTCTTGAATCTCCCtctttgaattttcttttagaatggcaggaggaaggaatgGGGCTTCACAGGAAAGATGTGCTGGTTTTATGACTGGAGTGGGGAATCTCTGGTGTTGAGAGTGGATGGTGAAACCAGGGtagcaaaaaggaaaatgaggggACAGCAACTTTGGGGAAGCAGCTCTTGTGCCAGGAGACATCCTGGGAGACATCCCATGTTCCAGCATTTCAAGTGCTGCAGCAGCGTCCCTAAAGGATCTGTTTCAAAGGTTTTCCTTCCATCCCAGGCATTTGAAGGTTGCTTTGCTTCATATTCCATTTACACCAGAAAGTTTTCCAAGGTAGTGTTTGGGCAGCTCTCACCAAACAAGGCTCAGGGgtcactgcagagctctgtAAACAAAGGCAAGGCCACATTTGGCACAGACCACAGAGGGTGGGTCCAAGCTTGAGGCCGAGGTTGGAGAAGGGGGAGTGGGCTCTGAGGGGGGTGGTGTCCTGGGAAtggaacggagctggggaaggaagggtttggagcaccaggagaagctgagggagctggaaaggggctcagcctggagcaaaggaggctcaagggggaccttgtggctctgcacagctcctgacaggaggggacagccgggggggattggggtttgCTCTCAGGGAGCAAGGGAGAGGAtgaggaaacagcctcaggctgtgccaggagaggttcaaggttggatattgggaaaattgTTCATGGAAAGATATTCAGGtattggcacaggctgtgcaggaTAGGTGGAGTCCCTCTCCCTTGAAGTGTTTGAAAAcaagtgtggatgtggcacttggggacagggtttaGGGTaaacatggcagtgctgggggaatggttggactcaatgatcttggagggcttttccaggcttagtgattccatgattctctgacAGCAGAAGGGGTGGCAGGGATTGACCCTGGCAGGGGAAGCTTCCTCTTGGCTGTGTGGATTTAGAACTGGAATGTTCCTGGTTTTATCTAAACCCTCTTTGAACAGTTACCAACTTCAAAGTGTGTGTTCCTCATGCCTGCAAGAAACTGAAgggcagctctcctgctgtccACTGTGTGTCTGCTCATGGGCTGTCCTCAAAATAAATTCACTGGGATCTGGGAAAGGACAGCAGCATGTGGGAATGCTGGAAACCTTTCCAGAGGCAAGACCATGGAGTGTTCAGGAGGCAGCAGTGATTTTGTAATAGCACCAATCCTCTGAAAGTGAGGGGTGCtcagcaaagaaggaaaataaaccagaagAGCAAGGAAAGAGCATGAGGATGGGATCAGTGGATGCCATCAGTGATGGGAGAAGTCCAGGTTGGTCAGGAGGGGAGAGGTCCAGCTGGTAACTCAGTCAGGAGAAGGAATGCACAACTTACCTGTGGCCAGGACTAATAAAGAAGGTGAATAAGCTCCAAGAATTGCCTGTCTTCATCTCCCAGTATGTAATTGGTGGGAATGTCGAGTCTGGGATTTCTCTTGTGTTAGTTTGGAGCCTCTGTAGACAGCATGGATGGGCCAGCAGGGATGAGAATACAAAAACTTGTGTAAGGTGAAAATGCCCTTGCAGGAGTGTTGGGACAAGGGTTGGGAGAAATGCCACCAACAGTCTTCAGAGTGTCCTGGAATTCCTCGGAGGTGGTTGGGAAGGTGAGGAATAATCAGAGCTTTTTGAGGAGCAGACTGGGGCAGCAGGCCCAGAGACTCTTGGGGTTTCATTGGACTTGAGAACACACTGTGGGCTTCCAGCGTTGTACCTGCCCCTATTTGTGAAGTGCTGGCTGGGGAGATTCCCTAGGCTCAAACTGAGCCCAGCCATCCCCATCCCACGTCAGGGACGCACCTGGTCCATGTGGGAGGTTAAACCAAGCCCAGGAGTGCTCCCACCCTGGCAGTGTTTGGGCACCAGCACTCTGGGAATGCTGGTTGTGGTACCTAAGTTGGAAGTGGCTCCTGCAAGTCCAGGATCTGTCCGTGGCTTTCAGAGGATCTCGGAGGGCTCAAAGGAAGGTCCTCACTGGACTCTGCCGTGTacctcttctcctctctctaCTATCCCCTTGTGAAGTGTCTGCAGCCAGTGAGTTGCTTCTGCAGGGTGGACCTACTTAGCTCTTCAGTTCCTCAATCTCCTGGGGTCATCTTTGGGTTTCAAGGggctttaaagctcatctcattccacctcCACTGGCtgaggttgctccaagccctttcCAACCTgtcctggaacacttccagggatggggtagccacagcttctctgggtggcccatgccagggcctcccacctcacagggaagaatttcttcccaatatcccatctaaccctgcccctggcagtgggaaacTGTCCCatcttgtcctggcactccatgTCCTCGTCCAAAGtccatctccagctctcttggagtcCCTTGTAGGGACTGGCATTGTTTCTGAGTTCTCCCTAAAGacttctcttctctaggcttTGTTCCATGTACTTGCCCTCTTCCCCTTCAGCTCCAGCAGATTCACTTGGGGTTTAGAAGAAAATCGGGAAAACTTGGTGACCCCGGAGTGACCCCGGGGGCGCGGCGCTGCGCCCCTCTCGGCCGCCAGGGGGCGGCACTGAGCGAGGAGGGGGCGTGGCGGGGGCGCGGCCTCTCATACCGTGGCGCAACAGGGGGGCGTGGCCTCACGCGGCCAATTCACAGCAGCGCTGcgggggcgcggccgcggcAGGGGGCGTGGCCTGTTGCCATGGCGCCGGGGTCCGTCCCGCCGCATGgacgcggccgccgccgccccggtgGGTGTCCGGGGCCGGCCCGGTGGATGTCCGGGGCCGCCCCGGTGGGTGTCCGGGGCCGCCCCGGTGGGTGTCCGGGGCCGGTTGTACCCCCGGGACCAGCCCAGGGGGGCTCGGGGCATTGGCTGTGGCACCGGCCGGCCCGGGGGGATTTCGGGGGGTCGGGCCGGTGGTAGCCCAGGGTCGGCCCGAGGGGATCGGGGTACCCGCGGCCCCCCCGGTCCCTCACGGCTCCTCTGGCTGCCCCGCAGGCGGAGTCCCCGGTGCCGGCGGACACCATCCAGCGCTGGCTGCGGGCGGAGGGCGCCGaccccgccgccccgcccgaGGAGCAGCTGGGTCTGGCCTGGCGGCTTCTGCGGCGAGCGGAGACCCGGCTGGGCGAGCTGGAGCGGCGGCGGGCCCAGGACATGAGAGACGTAAGGGCCGGAGAGCGGGCCCGGCTGCGGCCTGTCCtgggaagggaacggagctgggaaggggctggagcaccaaggagcagctgagggagcagaaaaggggctcagcctggagcaaaggaggctcaggggggaccttgtggctctgcacagctcctgacaggaggggacagccagggggggtcgggctctgctcccagggaacagggacaggagcagagggaacggcctcaagTTGTGCTCGGGGCGATTCAGGTTGGACACGAggagaaatttcttcactgaaaaagtTGTCAGGCATTGGTaggggctgagcagggcagtgatggtgtccccatccctggaggtgtccaaagACCAACTGGACGTgacactcagtgctctggtctggTGACAAGATAGAGTTTTGTtgcaggctggacactggggagccttttccaacctcagtggtTCCGGAATCCCCCTGGGGTTAACCCACCCTGTATCCCCTGATCccccctctgtgctgcagcagctccaggtgtgtCACTGCCATGCTGCTGCCCTTGGGAACTTGGGGTTTATATCCCCATTCCTCATATGGGGCATCCAAAAGCCCCTGGtgagcccagcagctcccacatcCCAGCGCCCCCATAGCTGCACCACCTCCCAGTCAAGCTTTTGCCATTCCCAGGTGTCCCAAAGGCATAAGACATATTATCCTGCAAATGTTTGAGGTTATCCTGTAAACATGATGGGGTGGAGAACTTTTTGTGCTGCTGGCTCGCCGGAAGCACCAGCAGGCATGGGAATAGCaggtttttctttattccagGTGGAAAGCTACGTGGGCCATGTCCGTACCCTGACGGAGGAGCGGGATGCCATTGCCTCTGAGTATGAGAAGGAGAATGAGCAGCTCAGGTTGGAGCTGGCCCAGctacagctgcagcagggtAATTCCTTCCCTCTGGAGTGTGGGCCCTGGGAATGCACTGGCAGGTGTTTGGAGCTTCATGGAGAGCTGAGCagcattttgtgtttttttttttttagagttctCAGTGGTTGCTTGAGAAGTTTCTTAGTGTTAATGAGCTGTTCAAACAGATTTGTAATTGATTTAGAGGTTCTTGCCTGCTTTTACTGCCTTTATTCAGGGAGTTTGGCAGCTTCTCCATGTAGCTCTGTTGTTGCACGAAGCATCTTCCAGAGGCTGTTTGAAGACCAGAATTGATGGTGCTCTTTGGTTTCCAGCTCTAAGTTATCTCTTGCTCCCACCAAGTCAGTGAATTTGCTCTTGGCTTTGATTTACACAAACcccacattttttaaaacaatgagGGGGACAGGAATTGTTTGTTCTGATGATTCAAAACTTGGGTGTTCATTGTCACGGAATTCCAggatggttttggttggaagagatcttgaAGCTCATCCAATTCcacccccagccatgggcagggagaccttccactagaccaagttgctcagggCCCCTCAGAGCTTCAGtaattttgtttaaacaaaTGATTTCCCttacttaatttgaaataatttattttcaaactcTAGGGTCACTTTTACTAGGTTAATTCTTGattttcttcagtcttctgttgCACTTTCAGTGGTGCTCATAGTCCATGTCACCATTAACTCCTTTAGTGTGCTGTGTTGTTCTGGTCTTAAGATAAAATTTGGGGTGATGGCACAACTTAAAGAGTTTCTTTGTGATTCAGGCTTTGGGGCAGCAAATGCAGAAGTTTGGGGGAAATTTTGAGCATTGGTTGGGTTTTCAGGGAGCACATCTGGTGGTGTCACTTTCCAAAGATGGATTTACCTAAAAATTTGATGTCTCTGGTCACTTAAAGCCGTGGTTTGTGGTGAAAAGGCTGCTTACAAAGGTTGAAATGAATAATgagctcttgggagcctggctgtggcagaAAACTCCGTTCCTGGTTCTCTCCCTTTCCACGAGGTGGCAGGACACAGACAGAATGTCCCCAAAGCTGGAATGCACTAATTTCGTCCTGCTGGATCTGCTCCTCTGGCCTTTCTCCATTTCTTAGGGGTTCCTGAGGCTGTTGAGCAATGATTACCCCTGGAATGGAAGCTGAGAACCTTGTCCATGGATCTCGGTGTGTCCGGGAGGGATTGCTGGTTGCCATCCAGTTGTTCCCAGTGTGTTGTCCCTGAGGGGGTTGTGTGGCTTTGGTGCTGTAGAGTGTttctggaggggtttttttttgggatatcACTCAGATTTTGAGGTTCAGGACTTGTTGTTGACTCACTGCTGGCATTGGCTGCTATCCTGGGATGTGTGTGGATAAGTTAAGAATCTGGAAGCCCTGCTCACTCTGGGCTGTCACCTGCAGGGAGAGGTGCCAGCACTGAGATGTTTTGGGTCCTTGTAGAGCACTTTATTGAGTGACTGGTCCTTTTAGCCAGGTttgttcagctggagcaggggaggcTGAGGGCTGAGCTCATCCCAGGCTGTAGCTCCTCTGGAGGAGGATTTtatctctgctctctgggacCAAGGAAAAGACATAAGGGAATGGCTGGAACTGTTCCAGGGGAGGGTTAGGCTGGGTGtcaggaaaggctcttccccctgagggtgctggcactgcccaggctccccagggaatggtcctggccccagcactgccagagctccaggagcctttggacaacgctcccagggatgcacagggtgggattgttggggtgtctgtgcagggccaggggttggactggatgatccttgtgggtctctttcagctcaggatattctgtggttCCATGGTTCTAGATCATAAAAAAGTCCCCCTGGCCATCTCCAGTTCAGAGTGACTGGATGTGCTTGTGCTGGAGATGCTGCACAATCCCTGAGGCCTCTGTTGGGCTGCTCCAGGTCTCTCatgtgtccctgctgcagggttCTATGCTGCATCCCTGTGTCTGTTCCCCAGGCCCCTGCTTTTCATCAGAGTTCTTGGAGCCATGGGaatgtttaggttggaaaagccctctaggatcatcaaatccaaccattcccccaccccaagtgccacatccacacgttTTTTGAACAATGCCAGGAATGGTAACTCTactgcttctctgggcagctgtgccagtgcctgaccaGCCTTTCAATGAATGTctaacctgaacctcccctggcacattgtgaggccatttcttcttgtcctgtccctattccctgggagcagagcctgatcccagctggctgtcccctcctgtcagggagttgtgcagagccacaaggtcccccctgagcctctttttctccaggctgaggccccccaactccctcagctgctctccaTAGGGTTTGTGCTCCAAGTCTTGCTCCCCCTGTTATTTCTGCAGGACACCCACGTGTCTCAGCAGGCATGGGAGAAGGGGCTTGTGGAAAGACAGACGGTGGTCTGCTGGGATTGTTAAAAATGTGGGCAAGGCAAGAGGACAGGATGGTGGTTGGTAGCTTTTGGAAGCACTGAAAAGAGAATGGGAaggggcagctggggacagtggctgGTTCAAGCCAGCGATACAAAGGAGGAGCCTGAGCTGTGAATGATGCAGGGTGAAGGACAGGATCTGTGCTGATACACCTGAGCTgagagctggggaaaggagcctggagccccccGTGTGGGCTCTCAGGTCTGAGCACACTCCCTCTTCCAACAGCAGGCAAACAAATCAGAAACTCTGCTTGGTTTGGGATCACTTAGAGCAACTTGATCTGTTAAAAG is a window from the Vidua macroura isolate BioBank_ID:100142 chromosome 23, ASM2450914v1, whole genome shotgun sequence genome containing:
- the PPCS gene encoding phosphopantothenate--cysteine ligase isoform X2 is translated as MFYLAAAVSDFYIPVSEMPEHKIQSSEGPLQITMKMVPKMLSPLVREWAPEAFVISFKLETDPQILLDKSRQALEKYRHQVVVANVLESRRTSVIIVTRDSQTPLSLSDEEIARGVEIEEKIVSYLQGQHTAFIERKG